In a genomic window of Flavobacterium lipolyticum:
- the nusA gene encoding transcription termination factor NusA, which translates to MENLALIDSFSEFKDNKLIDRVTLMAILEDVFRNALKKKYGSDDNFDIIINPDKGDMEIWRRRVIVADEDLDFENEEITLTEARMIEADFEIGEEVSEEVKLIDLGRRAILALRQNLISKIHEHDNTNLYKQFKDIIGDIYTAEVHHVRPRVVILVDDEGNEIVLPKEKQIPSDFFRKGDNVRGIIESVELKGNKPQIIMSRTSEKFLEKLFEQEIPEVFDGLITVKNVVRIPGEKAKVAVDSYDDRIDPVGACVGMKGSRIHGIVRELGNENIDVINYTNNIQLFITRALSPAKVSSIKIDEENKRAEVFLKLEEVSKAIGRGGHNIKLAGQLTGYELDVIREGDVAGATADEDDVELTEFSDEIEGWVIEEFAKIGLDTAKSILKQEVEDLVRRTDLEEETILDVMKILKEEFDS; encoded by the coding sequence ATGGAAAATTTAGCATTAATCGATTCATTCTCAGAGTTTAAGGATAATAAACTTATTGATCGTGTAACGCTTATGGCAATTTTAGAGGACGTGTTTAGAAATGCATTAAAGAAAAAATACGGTTCTGATGATAACTTTGACATCATTATAAATCCTGATAAAGGAGATATGGAGATCTGGAGAAGAAGAGTAATTGTTGCTGATGAAGATCTGGATTTCGAAAACGAAGAGATTACTTTGACTGAAGCAAGAATGATTGAAGCTGATTTTGAAATCGGTGAAGAGGTTTCTGAAGAGGTGAAATTGATTGATTTAGGAAGAAGGGCTATTTTGGCTTTGCGTCAAAACTTAATATCTAAAATTCACGAACACGATAATACAAATCTTTACAAGCAATTTAAAGATATTATTGGTGATATTTATACTGCCGAAGTGCACCACGTACGTCCAAGAGTTGTAATTTTGGTCGATGATGAAGGAAATGAAATTGTACTTCCAAAAGAAAAACAAATTCCATCTGACTTTTTCCGTAAAGGAGATAATGTACGCGGAATTATTGAAAGCGTTGAATTAAAAGGAAACAAACCTCAAATCATTATGTCCAGAACTTCTGAGAAGTTTTTGGAGAAATTGTTTGAGCAGGAAATTCCTGAGGTATTCGACGGTTTGATTACAGTTAAAAATGTAGTGCGTATTCCTGGAGAAAAAGCAAAAGTAGCGGTAGATTCTTATGATGATAGAATTGATCCTGTTGGAGCTTGTGTGGGGATGAAAGGATCTCGTATTCACGGAATCGTTCGTGAGTTAGGAAACGAGAATATCGATGTAATTAATTATACAAACAATATTCAATTGTTTATTACAAGAGCTTTAAGCCCTGCAAAAGTTTCGTCTATCAAAATTGACGAAGAAAATAAAAGAGCTGAAGTTTTCTTGAAATTAGAAGAAGTTTCTAAAGCAATTGGTAGAGGAGGTCACAATATTAAATTAGCAGGTCAGTTAACAGGTTACGAGTTAGATGTAATTCGTGAAGGAGATGTTGCAGGAGCAACGGCGGATGAGGATGATGTTGAATTAACAGAATTCTCAGATGAAATCGAAGGCTGGGTAATTGAAGAATTTGCTAAAATTGGTTTGGATACAGCAAAAAGTATTCTAAAGCAGGAAGTAGAAGATTTAGTAAGAAGAACAGATTTAGAAGAGGAAACTATTCTTGATGTTATGAAAATACTAAAAGAAGAGTTTGACAGTTAG
- the infB gene encoding translation initiation factor IF-2: MSEERVIRINKVLRELNISLERAVDYLKDKGIAIDANPNAKISDSEFNILQSQFAGDKGNKEASKEVGEEKRKEKEALRVEREKEIEDKRRQDEERQKQQEVIKARAVVTGPVQVGKIDLNPKKPAIVSTPVEEPVKTEEPKAVVTPTQPEKPVQKEIVQPEPVVAPVVSEEKKVEKPIITEKKEVKVESPKVAQEPVVSTDPNTAEEIITTQYQKLSGTTLTGQTIDLSQFNKPKKKKEDPKITPNKPGAPGAGNNANKNKRKRIAPKPGTPGAPKPATGNAPGTPNPNKITPNTGGGGFNANRSARPGFVKGNRPAIVAKVEPTEEEVKNQIRETLEKLQGKGGKSKAAKYRRDKRETHRQKSDDEQRALDEGSKTIKVTEFVTVGEIAIMMDVPITKVIGTCMSLGIMVTMNQRLDAETLTIVADEFGYEVEFITVDIEEAIEVVEDKEEDLVVRAPIVTVMGHVDHGKTSLLDYIRKENVIAGESGGITQHIGAYGVTLDNGQKIAFLDTPGHEAFTAMRARGAQVTDIAIIVVAADDDIMPQTKEAISHAQAAGVPIIFAINKIDKPNANVEKIKERLASMNLLVEDWGGKIQSHDISAKVGTGVKELLEKVLLEAEILDLKSNPNKAAQGTVVEAFLDKGKGYVSTILVQHGTLKVGDYMLAGKHHGKIKAMHDERGHIVKEAGPSTPVSVLGLDGAATAGDKFNVFEDEKEAKQIASKRSQLMREQSVRTQRHITLDEIGRRIALGQFKELNVILKGDVDGSVEALSDSFSKLSTEEIQISIIHKGVGAITETDVMLASASDAIIIGFNVRPAGNARQLADKEEIDIRYYSIIYAAIDDLKDAMEGMLAPEMKEEILGTAEIREIFKISKVGSIAGCMVMDGKIMRTSKIRVIRDGVVVHTGELVALKRFKDDVKEVTKGYDCGIQIKGYNDIEERDVIEAYHEVAIKKKLK; encoded by the coding sequence ATGTCTGAAGAGAGAGTAATAAGAATAAACAAGGTTTTAAGGGAATTAAATATTTCGTTAGAAAGAGCTGTTGATTATCTAAAAGATAAGGGAATTGCTATTGATGCAAATCCAAATGCAAAAATTTCTGATAGCGAATTTAATATCCTACAAAGCCAATTTGCGGGCGATAAGGGGAATAAGGAAGCTTCTAAGGAGGTAGGAGAAGAGAAAAGAAAAGAGAAAGAAGCATTACGTGTTGAACGTGAGAAAGAAATTGAGGACAAACGCAGACAAGACGAAGAGCGCCAAAAACAACAGGAGGTTATAAAAGCGAGAGCTGTTGTAACAGGACCTGTTCAAGTAGGTAAAATTGATTTAAACCCGAAGAAACCTGCAATTGTTTCTACTCCTGTTGAGGAACCAGTGAAAACCGAAGAGCCAAAAGCAGTTGTTACTCCAACTCAACCAGAAAAACCTGTTCAAAAAGAAATTGTACAGCCAGAGCCGGTAGTTGCTCCTGTAGTTTCTGAAGAGAAAAAGGTGGAAAAACCTATTATTACAGAGAAGAAAGAAGTAAAAGTAGAGTCTCCAAAAGTAGCGCAGGAACCGGTTGTTTCAACTGATCCTAACACTGCTGAGGAAATAATTACTACACAATATCAAAAATTATCTGGAACTACTCTTACCGGGCAGACAATTGACTTGTCTCAATTCAATAAGCCTAAGAAAAAGAAAGAAGATCCAAAGATAACTCCTAATAAACCAGGAGCTCCGGGAGCCGGAAATAACGCTAATAAAAATAAGCGTAAAAGAATCGCTCCTAAACCGGGAACTCCGGGTGCGCCAAAACCTGCAACAGGTAATGCGCCGGGAACTCCAAACCCTAATAAAATTACACCAAATACTGGTGGAGGAGGTTTTAATGCAAACAGAAGTGCAAGACCAGGTTTTGTAAAAGGAAACCGTCCTGCAATTGTAGCAAAAGTGGAGCCAACTGAAGAGGAAGTAAAAAACCAAATTAGAGAGACTCTTGAAAAACTTCAGGGTAAAGGTGGAAAATCTAAAGCTGCTAAATACAGAAGAGATAAAAGAGAAACGCACCGTCAAAAATCAGATGATGAGCAAAGAGCACTTGACGAAGGAAGTAAAACAATTAAAGTTACCGAGTTTGTTACGGTAGGTGAAATTGCAATCATGATGGATGTGCCGATTACAAAAGTAATTGGAACGTGTATGTCTCTTGGTATCATGGTTACCATGAACCAACGTCTGGATGCTGAAACTCTAACAATCGTAGCGGATGAGTTTGGTTACGAAGTAGAGTTTATCACGGTTGATATCGAAGAAGCTATCGAGGTAGTTGAAGATAAAGAAGAAGACTTAGTGGTTAGAGCGCCAATTGTTACAGTAATGGGTCACGTCGATCATGGTAAAACCTCTTTATTGGATTATATCCGTAAAGAAAATGTTATTGCCGGAGAGTCTGGAGGTATTACACAGCACATTGGAGCCTATGGCGTAACTTTAGATAACGGTCAGAAAATAGCATTCTTAGATACTCCGGGTCACGAGGCGTTTACCGCGATGCGTGCACGTGGAGCTCAAGTTACCGATATCGCTATTATTGTTGTTGCTGCGGATGATGATATCATGCCACAAACAAAAGAAGCAATTTCTCACGCACAAGCGGCGGGAGTTCCAATTATATTTGCAATCAATAAAATTGATAAACCAAATGCTAATGTTGAGAAAATCAAAGAGCGCTTGGCTAGTATGAACTTACTTGTTGAAGATTGGGGTGGAAAAATTCAATCGCATGATATTTCTGCAAAAGTTGGAACAGGTGTAAAAGAATTATTAGAGAAAGTTTTATTAGAAGCGGAGATCTTAGATTTAAAATCGAATCCAAACAAAGCGGCTCAAGGAACAGTTGTTGAGGCGTTCTTAGATAAAGGAAAAGGATATGTGTCTACCATTTTAGTTCAACATGGAACTTTAAAAGTAGGGGATTATATGTTGGCAGGTAAGCATCATGGTAAAATTAAAGCTATGCATGATGAACGCGGACATATTGTTAAAGAAGCAGGGCCTTCGACTCCGGTATCTGTTTTAGGTCTTGACGGAGCTGCAACTGCCGGTGATAAGTTTAACGTTTTTGAAGACGAAAAAGAAGCAAAACAAATTGCTTCGAAACGTTCTCAATTAATGCGTGAACAATCAGTACGTACACAACGTCATATTACATTAGATGAGATTGGACGTCGTATCGCACTTGGTCAGTTTAAAGAATTGAACGTAATCCTTAAAGGAGACGTGGATGGATCTGTTGAAGCATTATCAGATTCGTTCTCTAAATTGTCTACAGAAGAAATTCAGATTAGTATCATTCATAAAGGTGTTGGAGCAATTACTGAAACTGACGTTATGTTGGCTTCTGCATCTGATGCAATCATTATCGGATTTAACGTTCGTCCTGCAGGAAATGCGAGACAGCTTGCTGATAAAGAAGAAATTGATATCCGTTACTATTCTATTATCTACGCTGCAATCGATGACTTAAAAGATGCAATGGAAGGAATGTTAGCTCCTGAGATGAAAGAAGAAATTTTAGGAACTGCTGAAATTCGTGAGATTTTCAAAATTTCTAAAGTGGGTTCAATCGCTGGTTGTATGGTGATGGATGGTAAGATTATGAGAACTTCTAAAATTAGAGTAATCAGAGATGGAGTAGTGGTGCACACAGGTGAGCTTGTGGCGTTGAAACGTTTCAAAGACGATGTTAAAGAAGTTACTAAAGGATACGATTGTGGTATTCAGATCAAAGGATACAATGATATCGAAGAAAGAGATGTTATTGAAGCTTACCACGAGGTAGCAATCAAAAAGAAATTGAAATAA
- a CDS encoding DUF4920 domain-containing protein — MRKFIFAIVLSASFSSVSFSQEAVEKSAPPAGNAVVGDHYGADVSKISESKAITVEKLKNDLKTANKAENISVKGVVTDVCPKKGCWVTVKTEDGSSFFVKMKDYAFFVPTALKGKNVVLEGTAEKKITSVDELKHYAKDAKKSKVEIDAIKMPKEEIRFMADGIKVVN; from the coding sequence ATGAGAAAATTTATATTTGCAATCGTTCTTTCTGCGAGTTTTTCTTCAGTGTCTTTTTCGCAGGAAGCAGTTGAAAAAAGTGCTCCTCCGGCAGGAAATGCTGTAGTGGGAGATCATTACGGTGCCGATGTTTCGAAAATTTCAGAAAGCAAAGCGATCACGGTTGAGAAGTTGAAAAACGACTTAAAAACTGCTAATAAAGCTGAAAATATATCAGTAAAAGGAGTTGTGACCGATGTTTGTCCGAAGAAAGGATGCTGGGTTACTGTTAAAACAGAAGATGGATCTTCCTTCTTTGTGAAAATGAAGGACTATGCTTTTTTTGTGCCAACCGCCTTAAAAGGTAAAAATGTTGTTTTGGAAGGTACGGCCGAGAAGAAAATCACCTCCGTTGATGAGTTGAAGCATTATGCTAAAGATGCTAAAAAATCAAAGGTCGAAATTGATGCGATCAAGATGCCGAAAGAAGAAATACGGTTTATGGCAGATGGAATTAAGGTGGTGAATTAG
- a CDS encoding acid phosphatase — translation MGLKLFNSITRLFDKRGKSDEAEYKFANVEEMRVEMPDLLYGYLSDGEMPNSLVLLAPPPEPASAVFEFDLEYARRVSKSKDQIRFLQAVSDANLSFPHAVRSFEATLGIDINEVLTPKLYSLMRRVMTDARLSTYTAKNFYNRERPFVVNKQKTCTPELEEVLRKVGCFPSGHAAVGWAWALVFSEIFPDKEKVILERGLDFGESRLICNVHWHSDVVKGREMGKATVDCLRVNTAFNTDLLQVKEEVFQVLKSMKTNG, via the coding sequence ATGGGACTTAAATTATTTAATAGTATCACCCGTCTTTTTGACAAAAGGGGCAAGTCTGACGAGGCTGAGTATAAGTTTGCAAATGTGGAAGAGATGAGAGTTGAAATGCCTGACTTGTTGTATGGGTATCTTTCTGATGGTGAAATGCCAAATAGTTTGGTGTTGTTGGCTCCGCCTCCTGAACCTGCTTCTGCTGTTTTTGAATTCGACTTGGAGTATGCCAGGAGAGTGTCAAAATCTAAAGACCAGATTCGTTTTTTGCAGGCTGTTAGTGATGCCAATTTGTCTTTTCCGCATGCGGTTAGATCGTTTGAGGCTACTTTGGGAATTGATATTAATGAGGTGCTTACGCCTAAGTTGTATTCGCTTATGCGTCGGGTGATGACGGATGCAAGATTGTCGACGTATACGGCGAAGAATTTTTACAATCGCGAACGGCCCTTTGTGGTTAACAAGCAAAAAACTTGTACTCCCGAGCTGGAAGAGGTACTGCGTAAAGTAGGCTGTTTTCCGTCAGGACATGCTGCTGTAGGCTGGGCATGGGCTTTGGTGTTTAGTGAAATCTTTCCGGATAAGGAGAAGGTAATTCTTGAGCGGGGACTTGACTTTGGTGAAAGTCGGTTGATTTGTAATGTGCATTGGCATAGTGACGTAGTGAAAGGTAGGGAAATGGGAAAGGCTACTGTGGATTGTCTTCGTGTGAATACCGCTTTCAATACTGATTTATTGCAGGTTAAGGAAGAGGTATTTCAGGTGTTGAAATCAATGAAAACTAATGGGTGA
- a CDS encoding SPOR domain-containing protein has protein sequence MRILTPSKRVFFTLTMITLAYNIQAQDQNLTLNQDPKFEQLLNDKRKINTSISTNDTYKIQIFSGKSEEAKKTLSDFKREYSNIDGTIIFNTPNYKVIVGNFKTRIEAERNLADIKKRYKSVFLLKPGK, from the coding sequence ATGAGAATTTTAACCCCATCTAAAAGAGTTTTCTTCACGCTAACAATGATCACTTTAGCTTACAACATTCAGGCTCAGGATCAAAATTTAACACTAAATCAGGATCCAAAATTTGAGCAATTATTGAATGATAAACGCAAAATTAACACATCAATAAGTACAAACGATACCTATAAAATTCAAATCTTCAGCGGCAAAAGCGAAGAAGCAAAGAAAACGTTATCGGATTTCAAAAGAGAATACAGCAACATCGACGGAACCATAATTTTCAACACCCCAAATTACAAGGTTATTGTTGGAAATTTCAAGACCAGAATAGAAGCAGAAAGAAACCTGGCAGACATCAAAAAGAGATACAAAAGTGTTTTTCTACTAAAGCCAGGGAAGTAA
- a CDS encoding c-type cytochrome, with the protein MKKVGNHNSISRKLLLSLSLTLIFSLTSFAQDPAAPAATEAAAAPAATAGGDPVKGKELFNANCAACHKLDAKSTGPALRGVAEKHDKAWLYKWIHNSSDMIKSGDAVAVKLFEENNKSVMTSFPQLSEGDIDNIIAYTSEVKAEPAVAGGGAATPPGTNVDGGGISNNIILGALALVMAILVVMLFMVNKVLTKVASNNGIVVAPKEATTPIWKAFARNQFLVLVTAIFLLLASGYFVYGYLMQVGVDQNYEPIQPIHYSHKIHAGDNEINCKYCHSAARVSKTAGIPSLNVCMNCHKNISEVAETTATPEYSKAFYDAQIQKLYDAVGWDKAKQAYTGKTQPVKWVRIHNLPDFVYFNHSQHVTVGGIECQTCHGPVEEFEIMKQYSKLTMGWCVDCHRKTDVKMEGNAYYDKIHAELSKKYGVEKLTAAQMGGLECGKCHY; encoded by the coding sequence ATGAAAAAGGTGGGTAACCATAATTCGATCTCAAGAAAATTGCTGCTTAGCTTATCGCTAACGCTGATTTTCTCCCTAACTTCATTTGCTCAAGATCCAGCTGCTCCTGCGGCGACTGAAGCTGCTGCTGCTCCGGCTGCAACTGCTGGTGGTGATCCGGTAAAAGGGAAAGAACTTTTTAATGCAAATTGCGCTGCATGTCACAAATTAGATGCCAAATCAACTGGTCCTGCTTTAAGGGGAGTTGCTGAAAAGCATGATAAAGCTTGGCTTTATAAATGGATTCACAACAGTTCTGACATGATTAAGTCAGGTGACGCTGTGGCTGTGAAGCTTTTTGAAGAAAACAACAAGTCAGTAATGACTTCTTTTCCTCAATTATCTGAGGGGGATATTGATAATATTATCGCCTATACTTCTGAAGTAAAAGCTGAACCAGCTGTTGCTGGTGGTGGAGCTGCAACTCCTCCGGGAACAAACGTTGACGGTGGTGGTATTTCAAACAATATTATTTTAGGTGCACTTGCACTTGTAATGGCTATCTTGGTGGTAATGTTGTTCATGGTGAACAAAGTATTGACTAAAGTAGCTAGTAATAATGGAATTGTAGTTGCTCCTAAAGAAGCTACGACTCCTATCTGGAAAGCATTCGCTAGAAACCAGTTCTTGGTATTAGTTACTGCAATATTCTTGCTATTGGCAAGTGGATATTTTGTGTACGGATACTTAATGCAAGTGGGTGTGGATCAAAATTATGAGCCAATTCAGCCAATTCACTATTCTCATAAAATTCACGCTGGTGATAACGAAATCAATTGTAAATATTGTCACTCTGCTGCTCGTGTAAGTAAGACTGCTGGTATTCCGTCTTTGAATGTTTGTATGAACTGTCATAAAAACATCTCTGAAGTTGCTGAAACTACTGCTACTCCTGAGTACAGCAAAGCATTTTACGATGCTCAGATCCAAAAATTATACGATGCAGTTGGTTGGGATAAGGCAAAGCAAGCTTATACCGGAAAAACGCAACCAGTAAAATGGGTTCGTATTCACAACTTACCTGATTTTGTTTACTTCAACCACTCTCAACACGTTACTGTTGGAGGTATCGAATGTCAAACGTGTCACGGTCCTGTGGAAGAATTTGAAATCATGAAGCAATACTCTAAATTAACAATGGGATGGTGTGTTGATTGCCATAGAAAAACTGATGTTAAGATGGAAGGAAATGCATACTATGATAAAATTCATGCTGAACTTTCTAAAAAATACGGTGTAGAGAAATTAACTGCAGCGCAAATGGGAGGTTTAGAATGCGGTAAATGCCACTATTAA
- a CDS encoding TAT-variant-translocated molybdopterin oxidoreductase: MSSNKKYWKSVEELENSSIVEALRNNEFVEEIPTDEFLGNADALASSGTSRRDFLKYVGFSTAAVTLAACEGPVHKSIPYVLQPEQIIPGVADYYATTVFDGFDFANLLVKTREGRPIKIENNAIAGAKFAANARIHASILGLYDSARLKEPKADGKQTTWSAVDLKIKSSLAEAKAKNQQVVLLTNTLASPSTEKLIAEFIAKNPNAKHVVYDAVSSSEALDAFQAVYGQRALVDYDFSKSNLIVSVGADFLGDWQGGGYDSGYAKGRIPQNGKMSRHFQFESNMTLSGAAADKRVPMTTAVQKQALVQIYNIIAGASVPVTLDAAYKAEVVKAAQQLKAAGSKGVLVSGIEDKNAQLLVLAINQILASEAYTTAGARQIRKGSNAVVSQLIKDLNAGSVHTLIMSGVNPVYTLADSAAFVSGLKKVKTSVAFSLKEDETASIVTVAAPAPHYLESWGDLEITSGTYSLTQPTIRPIFNTKQFQDVLLSLNGAGGTFYDYLKVNSSAFTAGSSWNKVLHDGVAVVGSSALSGGAVDAATAANALAKSKAAGDFELVLYTKTGLGDGQHANNPWLQEFPDPITRVSWDNYVTVSNADAKKLGLSNEIVANGGLNGSYATITTADGAKLENVPVIVQPGQAVGTVGLAVGYGRKAALKEEMQVGLNAYALYKNFNSVQSVSIAKANGEHEFACVQGQKTLMGRGDIIKETTLDVFNKENAEHWNPQPMVSLDHQEVKATTVDLWESFDRSTGHHFNLSIDLNACTGCGACVIACHAENNVPVVGKAEVRRSRDMHWLRIDRYYSSESTFEGDNERKEGIAGLSSSLSTFNEMEKPGDNPQVAFQPVMCQHCNHAPCETVCPVAATSHGRQGQNHMAYNRCVGTRYCANNCPYKVRRFNWFLYNKNSEFDYHMNDDLGRMVLNPDVNVRSRGVMEKCSFCIQSTQAVILQAKREGRVVAKDEFNNACACSAACSSGAMVFGDVNDKESEVAKLAESERMYHLLEHVGTKPNVFYHVKVRNT, from the coding sequence ATGTCATCAAACAAAAAATACTGGAAAAGTGTTGAAGAACTAGAAAATAGTTCTATTGTTGAGGCGCTTAGAAATAACGAGTTTGTTGAAGAGATTCCTACAGATGAATTCTTAGGGAATGCAGATGCTTTAGCTTCATCTGGAACTTCACGTCGTGACTTTTTAAAGTACGTAGGATTTAGTACTGCGGCAGTTACACTTGCTGCATGTGAAGGTCCTGTGCACAAGTCTATCCCTTATGTTTTACAACCAGAGCAAATCATTCCTGGTGTTGCAGATTATTATGCAACTACTGTATTTGATGGTTTTGATTTTGCTAATCTTTTGGTAAAAACTCGTGAGGGTCGTCCAATTAAAATTGAAAACAATGCAATCGCTGGTGCTAAATTTGCAGCCAATGCGAGAATTCACGCATCTATCTTAGGATTGTATGATAGCGCTCGTTTAAAAGAGCCAAAAGCAGATGGTAAACAAACTACTTGGTCGGCTGTTGATTTGAAAATTAAATCAAGTTTAGCTGAAGCAAAAGCTAAAAACCAACAGGTGGTATTATTAACAAATACACTTGCAAGTCCATCTACTGAAAAATTAATCGCTGAATTTATTGCTAAAAATCCAAATGCTAAGCATGTTGTTTATGATGCAGTTTCTTCATCTGAGGCTTTAGATGCTTTTCAGGCTGTATATGGTCAAAGAGCTTTAGTTGATTACGATTTTTCAAAATCTAACTTAATTGTATCTGTTGGAGCTGATTTCTTAGGAGACTGGCAAGGTGGTGGATACGATAGTGGATATGCAAAAGGACGTATTCCTCAAAACGGAAAAATGTCCCGTCATTTCCAATTCGAATCAAATATGACATTATCCGGAGCCGCTGCTGATAAGCGTGTTCCAATGACTACTGCTGTTCAAAAACAGGCTTTAGTTCAAATATATAACATTATTGCAGGTGCTTCTGTTCCTGTTACTTTAGATGCTGCTTATAAAGCAGAGGTAGTGAAAGCTGCTCAGCAATTAAAAGCTGCCGGATCTAAAGGGGTTCTGGTATCCGGAATCGAAGATAAAAATGCTCAGTTATTAGTTTTAGCTATCAATCAAATATTAGCGAGTGAAGCTTATACTACTGCAGGAGCAAGACAAATTAGAAAAGGATCGAATGCTGTTGTTTCTCAATTAATTAAAGATTTGAATGCTGGAAGTGTTCATACTTTAATTATGAGTGGAGTTAATCCTGTTTACACTTTAGCTGATTCAGCTGCTTTTGTTTCAGGATTGAAAAAAGTTAAAACATCTGTTGCTTTTTCATTAAAAGAAGATGAAACTGCTTCAATTGTTACTGTTGCTGCTCCGGCTCCTCATTATTTAGAGTCTTGGGGAGATTTAGAAATAACAAGCGGAACTTATAGCTTAACGCAACCAACGATTCGCCCTATTTTTAATACCAAACAATTTCAGGATGTTTTATTGTCATTAAATGGTGCCGGAGGTACTTTTTATGATTATTTAAAAGTTAATTCTTCAGCATTTACTGCAGGATCTTCTTGGAACAAAGTATTACATGATGGTGTTGCAGTAGTTGGATCTTCTGCATTGTCTGGTGGTGCTGTTGATGCTGCTACCGCTGCAAATGCACTTGCAAAATCTAAAGCTGCCGGTGATTTCGAATTGGTATTATATACTAAAACAGGATTAGGAGATGGACAACATGCTAATAACCCTTGGTTACAAGAGTTCCCGGATCCAATTACCAGAGTTTCATGGGATAACTATGTTACTGTTTCTAATGCTGATGCTAAAAAATTAGGATTATCAAATGAAATCGTTGCTAATGGTGGTTTGAACGGAAGTTATGCTACTATTACTACTGCTGACGGGGCTAAATTAGAAAACGTTCCGGTAATTGTTCAGCCAGGACAAGCTGTTGGTACAGTTGGTTTAGCAGTTGGTTACGGTCGTAAGGCAGCGTTAAAAGAAGAAATGCAGGTAGGTTTAAATGCTTACGCTTTATATAAAAATTTCAATAGTGTTCAGTCTGTTTCTATTGCGAAAGCAAATGGAGAGCATGAGTTTGCTTGTGTTCAGGGACAAAAAACATTAATGGGTAGAGGAGATATCATTAAAGAAACTACCCTTGATGTATTTAACAAAGAAAATGCTGAACATTGGAATCCACAGCCAATGGTATCTTTAGATCACCAGGAAGTTAAAGCTACAACAGTAGATTTATGGGAATCATTTGATCGTTCTACAGGACATCACTTTAACCTTTCTATCGACTTAAATGCTTGTACAGGTTGTGGAGCTTGTGTAATTGCTTGTCACGCTGAGAACAACGTTCCTGTTGTTGGTAAAGCAGAGGTAAGAAGAAGCCGTGATATGCACTGGTTGCGTATCGACAGATACTATTCTTCTGAAAGCACTTTTGAAGGTGATAACGAAAGAAAAGAAGGAATTGCAGGTTTATCAAGTTCATTATCTACATTTAATGAAATGGAAAAACCAGGAGACAATCCACAGGTTGCATTCCAGCCAGTAATGTGTCAACACTGTAACCACGCTCCTTGTGAAACAGTTTGTCCGGTTGCAGCAACATCTCACGGTCGTCAAGGTCAAAACCACATGGCATACAACAGATGTGTTGGTACTCGTTACTGTGCAAACAACTGTCCATACAAAGTACGTCGTTTCAACTGGTTCTTGTACAACAAAAACAGTGAATTCGACTATCACATGAATGATGATTTAGGTCGTATGGTATTAAACCCAGACGTAAACGTTCGTTCTCGTGGAGTTATGGAAAAATGTTCATTCTGTATTCAAAGTACACAAGCTGTTATTCTTCAGGCAAAACGTGAAGGAAGAGTTGTGGCGAAAGATGAATTCAACAATGCTTGCGCTTGTTCTGCAGCTTGTTCTTCTGGAGCTATGGTGTTTGGAGATGTAAATGATAAAGAAAGCGAAGTTGCTAAGTTAGCAGAAAGCGAAAGAATGTATCATTTATTAGAGCATGTTGGTACAAAACCGAACGTTTTCTATCATGTAAAAGTTAGAAATACTTAG